A DNA window from Hevea brasiliensis isolate MT/VB/25A 57/8 chromosome 2, ASM3005281v1, whole genome shotgun sequence contains the following coding sequences:
- the LOC110640902 gene encoding uncharacterized protein LOC110640902 → MKMEGAESLDEWEQVQLEIVAARNNNHLPDDLSIFPPSYHEGLQLPQPSPTPLPDSPTLSRASSVAVCSTEAGEGLSLPSNSISKPSAGNEIGKRLRLRFEILRSGIFRIASRARGRGGFWSFASMSVVVATAVLLYSRVQRWRQWIRKESENRLIHLIKEKDQKISQLLVQIAQMNEMISARKKIPVTRVG, encoded by the exons ATGAAAATGGAAGGTGCAGAGTCTTTGGACGAATGGGAGCAAGTCCAGTTGGAAATTGTTGCTGCTAGAAACAACAACCATCTTCCAGACGACCTCTCTATTTTCCCTCCAAGCTACCACGAGGGCCTTCAACTCCCACAACCGTCACCAACACCTCTGCCAGATTCTCCAACTCTTAGCCGGGCGAGTTCAGTTGCTGTGTGTAGTACGGAAGCTGGAGAAGGATTGTCGTTGCcgtccaattcaatttctaaaccAAGCGCGGGAAATGAGATTGGGAAGCGTTTGAGGTTGCGCTTTGAGATTTTGAGGTCTGGGATTTTTAGGATTGCAAGCAGAGCTCGTGGAAGAGGTGGGTTTTGGTCATTTGCGTCCATGAGTGTAGTAGTGGCCACGGCGGTGCTGCTGTACTCAAGGGTGCAGAGATGGCGTCAATGGATCCGGAAAGAGAGCGAGAATCGTCTGATCCACCTTATCAAAGAGAAGGACCAG AAGATTAGCCAGCTCTTGGTTCAGATTGCACAAATGAATGAGATGATATCTGCACGCAAGAAGATTCCTGTTACCAGAGTTGGTTGA